A region of Streptomyces paludis DNA encodes the following proteins:
- a CDS encoding ArsR/SmtB family transcription factor: protein MLRIHFTEKDLARVRMAAGPDPLWETILSFHRIRDRRAPLAYGEWRREARSRLNGETSLLSALVPQRGYFPDFLTPGQGGLGLDAGLDALRATAPDRIRGELALLRASGARPARKDGTRPARQDPGGRLATLADSGPGHLGRLVEVIRTYHRAAVEPYWAHVRARVEADRALRGRALLDGGADELLCSLPPMVRWRGQVLEADYPVERELSLGGRGLLLQPSFFCRTTPVVYRDPALAPVLVYPVTHSEPLPLTERAGPSLGRLVGHTRSAVLRAIEHGCTTSELARRTGVSLASASQHAGVLREAGLISTLRYGNAVLHTLTPLGGALLRGGAHADGTSRP from the coding sequence ATGCTGCGTATTCATTTCACGGAGAAGGATCTCGCGCGGGTGCGGATGGCCGCCGGTCCCGATCCGCTGTGGGAAACGATTCTGAGCTTTCATCGAATAAGAGACCGGCGTGCTCCGCTGGCCTATGGGGAATGGCGCAGGGAAGCACGGAGCCGGTTGAATGGTGAAACGAGCCTGCTCTCCGCGCTCGTTCCGCAGCGCGGATATTTCCCGGATTTCCTGACGCCCGGTCAAGGAGGGCTCGGCCTCGACGCCGGACTCGATGCCCTGCGCGCCACCGCGCCCGACCGGATCCGGGGCGAGCTGGCGCTGCTGAGGGCGTCCGGCGCCCGTCCGGCACGCAAGGACGGCACCCGCCCGGCGCGGCAGGACCCGGGCGGCCGGCTGGCGACGCTCGCCGACAGCGGCCCGGGCCACCTCGGCCGGCTGGTCGAGGTGATCCGTACGTACCACCGGGCGGCCGTCGAGCCGTACTGGGCACATGTCCGCGCCCGGGTCGAGGCGGACCGCGCGCTGCGCGGCCGGGCGCTGCTCGACGGCGGCGCGGACGAACTGCTCTGCTCGCTGCCGCCGATGGTGCGCTGGCGCGGCCAGGTGCTGGAGGCGGACTATCCCGTCGAGCGCGAACTGTCGCTGGGCGGGCGGGGGCTGCTGCTCCAGCCGTCGTTCTTCTGCCGCACCACCCCGGTCGTCTACCGCGATCCGGCGCTGGCACCGGTGCTCGTCTACCCCGTCACCCACTCCGAGCCGCTCCCCCTCACGGAGCGCGCGGGCCCCTCGCTCGGCCGGCTGGTCGGCCACACCCGCTCGGCCGTCCTGCGCGCCATCGAACACGGCTGCACCACCAGCGAACTGGCCCGCAGGACAGGAGTGTCGCTCGCCTCCGCCAGCCAGCACGCCGGCGTCCTGCGCGAGGCGGGCCTGATCAGCACCCTCCGCTACGGCAACGCCGTCCTGCACACCC